From the Oncorhynchus nerka isolate Pitt River linkage group LG20, Oner_Uvic_2.0, whole genome shotgun sequence genome, one window contains:
- the LOC115101997 gene encoding nuclear receptor coactivator 6-like isoform X4, with the protein MAHQHLPLELPQWTAVPDGDTESDSDRDSGVGEDAGSHRGNDISHRQDGVGERDGEGDFTIFVAFRGNMDDEDLQEKLDNILNGMPSMLELDSDRLQPQHVEPWNSVRVTFNIPREAAERLRLLAQNNQQQLRDLGILSVQIEGEGAINVAMGQNRGQEVRVNGPIGAPGQLRMDVGFPGQPGPGGMRMSNPSMVPPGPGMSGQAMVPSSSGQMHPRPPSQTDAMDPMMSLQQQQLQHPQAGPHSQGPMPPQAGPHSQGPMPPQAAHHIQVMQAGRQLNPAALQQLQQAQQQAQLSQLGGPRPPFNPSGQMPVPSGWNQLPSGVLQPPPAQGGPMGPAAWRKAPPQVQMGQRPPSLATVQTPSHPPPPYPFGSQQAGQVFNAMGQLQQQQQSGAGQFAAPQPKGPQGVLGGVAGLPRPHLPPSAGPQGNLTAKSPGSSSSPFQQGSPGTPPMMGQAQLGPRSMTPQGFPQGVGSPGRVVMGQQGNMQQGFIGMPQHGQPGPQVHQGGMGGSQSSASTPNTMQGPSHSQPNVMGLHSGMAGQPQGTNSGPSMSQPQPGLQSQMMDLQGQPVSSSPSQMVQGGGQGQTVLSRPLNPGQRGGMTPPKQLMPQQGQGQMIGGPGHQAMLLQQQQQNSMMEQMQQMQGNKQAFGLKGQAGVMPGQMMRGPSPNVPGNMAQFQQPQVGQQQQQMTPQQQHQQQQQMAQLQQLQQLQLQQLQQQQQQQQQMTQQPQQVPIGGNPNQAMGMQGQQMRLPSGHPLVQQQLQQQQQQLQQKQAMLQQQQQQAAQQHPHALGDPSGATGDMGGVQQMLPDMQVQQQGMMGIGVPQHMQVGNGHFPGHGMNFNPQFGGQMPMGGPCAQAGGFPVNKDVTLTSPLLVNLLQSDISASQFGPGGKQAAGGPGQAKPKKKKPPRKKKPKVGEGQQPVEGLGGLDVGAGLEDPELPGLSGEQGVGMDPSGPKLSDFSNRPAGFPGQPGDQRVLQQVPMQFMQQQQQQQQQQQQQQQQQQQQQQQQQQQQQQQQQQQQQQHQMQHMQQQQMQQLQQQQMQQQLQQQQMQGLQVPPGQQQGVAGAQGPTQVQPQMHPHQLQQQQQQQQQMLMIMKMQQEQAKSRMPLPPGGQHPPRGMLNPGEAQRTPGSQQGNMPVMINLQGHGGVPPSPDKPRGMPLMVNPQMAGAARRMSHPEAGQGTGAEEAPGAANSLQDRPGGQEMGMPPGNGAQQMVVNQGPNAHMMKQGPGPSSQHPGASPQQQMPPQPQQGGPMPGLHFPNVPTTSQSSRPKTPNRASPRPYHHPLTPTNRPPSTEPSEINLSPERLNASIAGLFPPKINIPLPPRQPNLSRGFDQQGGLNPTTLKAIGQAPPSLTLPSNNGSGVGNSNNGQQSFPTGSGAANSGQGKPDKQPGGGQAKRANPSNGRRSSPASSRKVTNPSSGRQKWTKITLASPSHQQQMVNPQTGHTMMLSPTPVPPSPVTLPPAAGVGLESQQIQTPFQVIQGNPAEMPREGQGMTGVEHRQMPQPLRELSAPRMASPRVATPQEAKAGLEQTVVIVERQPVQSTPQQASGSEASPSLRDVPSSLNQLLDNAATPSVPPRPTLSAPAGDAACKESSKASIVSENPSSVFQSSNVGATTAAVNEPEAKPKPSSTPSPKLPNPVGSPNLQRNANTNLNANPGPSPNLNPTDSPNLNSNSIPSLKPSTPSPNLNPTITHGPTLNPTPSLSVSVGASVSHSSPIPSITSSPKLNPNPAISPKPSPKPNPNPAVGPKPTPSPKPSTNVPTVLPIPASSATISPNQISYTPAPTPQAPPAIISAMVAMPKKNIRPQQTRGPHPQFITTPVFNTGTPIFQVPTVSVAPNATVVSQPVTMVKPIQVSTTNIQLTAAPTQAPASTQAAVVSVASYQPARTLVGQVQMATRRASPVPVSTLPRPPQQSPGTPKSETPGEAPPGQKLSPPVGQPSPHPSLSPTALAFASSSVQQPLASPPPCSSPGAPASTRKSPMSPPLPAQGKPAQAPGSAPPVGNRPDYQQVAEARAVQPLEVTSQPQRGPNWAVPPHAFPPPPASVIQTRTTVSGAQTRTTVSGAQTRTTVSGAQTRTTVSGAQTRTTVSGAQTRTTAAAVPLKVTTPPPVSAPTPVLAQPTAPAQSCLPASTTTTPPPVSVPVPTRTPTTAPATSLPAPSSASVPSPSPSTSPVAGVPGPYNPPGDSPAISSLVAPTPTGAQPAPIAMEPPSQPAPLEPPAPAGNTPVSVQPEPLQQEEPAATEKMAEVATVTEQGWAKKRKTPVNLVPRAAVEKPKGPSRRSSRAEKEVEEETVADSAQRKRPARPGASTVVAAKETGASPTQAKRRKSK; encoded by the exons ATGGCACATCAACATCTCCCATTGGAGCTTCCCCAGTGGACAGCAGTCCCAGATGGGGACACTGAATCAGATTCTGACCGGGACTCAGGAGTCGGAGAAGATGCCGGCAGTCACCGTGGCAATGACATCTCGCACCGGCAGGATGGAGttggagagcgagacggagagggGGATTTCACGATCTTTGTTGCCTTTCGAGGAAATATGGATGACGAGGACTTACAAGAGAAACTTGACAACATCCTTAACGGGATGCCTAGTATGCTTGAACTAG ATTCTGATAGACTCCAGCCCCAGCATGTGGAGCCATGGAACAGTGTGCGCGTCACCTTTAACATTCCCCGGGAAGCAGCGGAGCGCCtcaggctgctggcccagaacAACCAGCAGCAGCTCCGAGACCTGGGCATCCTCTCTGTACAGATAGAAG GTGAAGGAGCCATCAATGTGGCCATGGGGCAGAACAGAGGTCAGGAGGTCAGGGTGAACGGACCAATCGGCGCGCCCGGACAGCTAAGGATGGATGTTGGATTCCCAGGACAACCAGGCCCAG GAGGCATGAGAATGAGCAACCCGTCGATGGTCCCCCCTGGCCCCGGTATGTCTGGCCAGGCCATGGTCCCCAGCAGCAGTGGACAGATGCACCCCAGACCCCCTTCGCAGACTG ATGCAATGGACCCCATGATGTCCTTACAACAGCAGCAGCTTCAGCATCCCCAGGCTGGCCCCCACAGCCAAGGCCCCATGCCCCCCCAGGCTGGCCCCCACAGCCAAGGCCCCATGCCCCCCCAGGCTGCTCACCACATTCAG GTCATGCAGGCAGGGCGGCAGCTCAACCCAGCCGCCCTCCAGCAGCTGCAGCAGGCTCAGCAACAGGCCCAGCTCTCCCAGCTTGGTGGCCCCCGTCCCCCTTTCAATCCCTCCGGCCAGATGCCCGTACCCTCCGGCTGGAACCAGCTCCCCTCAGGGGTCCTCCAGCCCCCTCCAGCTCAGGGAGGACCCATGGGCCCAGCAGCCTGGAGGAAGGCGCCTCCCCAAGTCCAGATGGGCCAACGTCCCCCCTCCCTGGCTACGGTGCAGACCCCCAGCCACCCTCCACCTCCGTACCCGTTTGGTAGCCAGCAGGCTGGCCAGGTGTTTAATGCTATGGGGCAGctacagcaacagcagcagtcaGGGGCTGGTCAATTTGCAGCGCCCCAACCTAAAGGTCCCCAAGGTGTGCTTGGAGGGGTGGCAGGACTCCCTAGACCTCATCTGCCTCCATCAGCAGGGCCTCAGGGTAACCTCACAGCCAAGTCCCCTGGGTCTTCATCTTCCCCCTTCCAGCAGGGTTCTCCAGGGACTCCTCCCATGATGGGTCAGGCCCAGCTAGGCCCGCGATCTATGACCCCACAGGGTTTCCCTCAAGGGGTGGGCTCACCGGGCAGGGTGGTGATGGGACAGCAGGGTAACATGCAGCAAGGGTTCATAGGAATGCCCCAACATGGGCAACCTGGACCTCAGGTTCatcaaggaggaatgggag GATCCCAGTCGTCAGCCTCCACCCCCAACACCATGCAGGGTCCATCCCACTCCCAGCCCAACGTCATGGGTCTCCACAGTGGCATGGCTGGCCAGCCCCAAGGCACAAACTCTGGGCCCAGTATGAGCCAGCCCCAGCCAGGCCTCCAGTCCCAGATGATGGACCTCCAGGGCCAGCCCGTGTCCTCGTCCCCCAGCCAGATGGTCCAAGGTGGGGGTCAGGGGCAGACAGTCCTCTCCAGACCCCTCAACCCAGGGCAGAGAGGAGGCATGACCCCACCCAAACAGCTGATGCCACAGCAGGGCCAGGGCCAGATGATTGGAGGGCCGGGGCACCAGGCGatgctcctacaacaacaacagcaaaacTCCATGATGGAACAGATGCAACAAATGCAAGGAAACAAGCAGGCGTTTGGGTTGAAAGGTCAAGCCGGGGTCATGCCTGGTCAGATGATGCGGGGTCCATCTCCTAACGTGCCTGGTAACATGGCTCAGTTCCAGCAGCCTCAGGTGGGCCAACAGCAGCAACAAATGACTCCACAGCAGCAGCATCAACAGCAGCAGCAAAtggctcagctccaacagttacAACAACTGCAGCTACAACAgctacaacagcagcagcagcagcaacaacagatGACCCAGCAGCCCCAACAG GTCCCCATTGGCGGCAACCCCAACCAGGCCATGGGTATGCAGGGTCAACAGATGAGACTCCCCAGTGGTCATCCTCTGGTCCAACAGCagctacagcagcagcagcagcagctccaacaaaaacaagccatgctgcaacagcagcagcaacaggcgGCACAGCAACACCCACACGCTCTCGGGGACCCCAGCGGTGCTACAGGCGACATGGGCGGTGTCCAACAGATGCTCCCGGACATGCAGGTTCAGCAACAAGGCATGATGGGAATTGGAGTCCCTCAGCATATGCAGGTGGGCAATGGCCACTTCCCTGGTCATGGGATGAACTTCAACCCCCAGTTTGGGGGTCAGATGCCCATGGGAGGGCCGTGTGCTCAGGCAGGGGGGTTTCCAGTGAACAAGGATGTGACGCTAACCAGTCCTCTCCTGGTCAACCTGCTTCAGAGTGACATCTCTGCCAGTCAATTTGGGCCTGGGGGGAAGCAGGCGGCTGGAGGACCTGGCCAGGCCAAACCCAAGAAGAAGAAACCACCACGCAAGAAGAAGCCCAAAGTAGGGGAGGGACAGCAGCCGGTCGAGGGGCTAGG GGGTCTGGATGTGGGGGCTGGCCTGGAGGACCCAGAGCTGCCAGGGCTGAGTGGGGAACAGGGAGTGGGCATGGACCCTTCCGGACCCAAACTCTCAGACTTCAGCAACAGGCCTGCAG GTTTCCCAGGTCAGCCTGGAGACCAGAGAGTCCTACAGCAGGTGCCCATGCAGTTcatgcagcaacaacaacagcagcaacaacaacagcaacaacaacagcagcaacaacaacagcagcaacaacaacagcagcaacaacagcaacaacaacaacagcagcaacaacaacagcatcaaATGCAGCATATGCAACAACAGCAAATGCAACAGCTGCAACAACAGCAAatgcaacaacaactacaacagcaGCAGATGCAGGGACTGCAGGTTCCTCCTGGACAGCAGCAGGGGGTGGCTGGAGCTCAGGGTCCGACTCAAGTCCAGCCACAGATGCACCCTCATCAgctacaacagcagcagcagcaacag CAACAGATGCTGATGATCATGAAGATGCAGCAGGAGCAGGCTAAGAGCCGGATGCCCCTCCCTCCAGGCGGGCAGCACCCCCCCAGGGGCATGTTGAATCCCGGGGAGGCCCAGAGAACACCCGGTTCCCAACAGGGTAACATGCCTGTCATGATCAACCTCCAGGGGCACGGAGGAGTGCCTCCCTCTCCAGACAAACCCAGAGGGATGCCCCTCATGGTCAATCCACAG ATGGCTGGGGCAGCCAGAAGGATGTCTCACCCCGaggcagggcagggtactggggctGAGGAGGCCCCTGGAGCGGCCAACTCCCTGCAAGACAGACCCGGGGGCCAGGAGATGGGGATGCCGCCTGGTAACGGGGCCCAACAGATGGTGGTGAACCAGGGCCCCAATGCCCACATGATGAAGCAAGGCCCAGGCCCCTCGTCCCAGCACCCTGGAGCCAGTCCCCAGCAGCAGATGCCCCCTCAGCCCCAGCAGGGTGGCCCCATGCCAGGCCTCCACTTCCCTAATGTCCCCACAACTTCCCAGAGCTCCAGGCCCAAAACACCCAACCGAGCCAGTCCCAGGCCCTACCACCATCCTCTCACCCCAACCAATCGTCCTCCCAGCACTGAGCCCTCTGAGATCAACCTCTCCCCTGAGAGGCTGAATGCCTCCATCGCAGGCCTGTTCCCCCCCAAGATCAACATCCCTCTGCCCCCCAGGCAGCCCAACCTTAGCCGGGGCTTTGACCAGCAGGGTGGGCTCAACCCCACCACTCTCAAAGCCATAGGGCAGGCCCCTCCCAGCCTAACTCTGCCCAGCAACAACGGAAGTGGTGTAGGTAACTCTAACAACGGTCAGCAGTCTTTCCCTACAGGCAGTGGAGCTGCCAACTCGGGCCAGGGAAAACCGGACAAGCAGCCTGGAGGAGGTCAGGCTAAAAGGGCCAATCCAAGTAACGGCCGCAGATCCAGCCCTGCCTCCAGCCGCAAAGTCACTAACCCCAGCTCAGGGAGGCAGAAGTGGACCAAAATCACCCTCGCATCCCCTTCTCACCAGCAACAGATGGTCAACCCCCAGACAGGGCATACCATGATGCTGAGCCCCACCCCAGTGCCTCCTAGCCCAGTCACTCTCCCACCAGCAGCGGGGGTGGGCCTAGAGTCCCAGCAGATCCAGACCCCCTTCCAGGTGATACAGGGTAACCCAGCTGAGATGCCCAGGGAAGGGCAGGGAATGACAGGTGTAGAGCACCGGCAGATGCCCCAGCCTCTGAGGGAGCTCTCCGCCCCACGGATGGCTAGCCCCcgtgtagccactcctcaggaggctaaagctgggctggagcagacaGTGGTGATAGTGGAGCGGCAGCCTGTACAGAGCACTCCTCAGCAGGCGTCTGGATCTGaggcctctccttctctcagggATGTGCCTTCCTCCCTCAACCAGCTGCTGGATAATGCAGCCACCCCCAGCGTGCCTCCCAGGCCCACTCTGAGTGCTCCTGCTGGGGATGCTGCCTGCAAGGAGAGCTCTAAAGCCTCCATAGTTTCAGAGAACCCATCCAGTGTTTTTCAGAGCTCGAATGTGGgggctactactgctgctgtgaaCGAGCCAGAAGCGAAACCCAAGCCTAGCTCAACCCCCAGCCCAAAACTCCCAAATCCAGTCGGTAGTCCTAACCTGCAGCGCAATGCAAATACCAATCTGAATGCTAATCCCGGCCCTAGCCCCAATCTTAACCCAACTGACAGCCCCAACCTAAACTCTAACTCTATCCCCAGCCTCAAGCCTAGCACCCCTAGCCCTAACTTAAATCCTACCATTACCCACGGCCCTACTCTAAACCCTACTCCTAGTCTTAGCGTCAGTGTGGGCGCCAGCGTCAGTCACAGTAGTCCCATCCCTAGCATTACCTCCAGCCCCAAACTTAACCCAAACCCTGCCATTAGCCCCAAACCAAGCCCCaaacctaacccaaaccctgCCGTTGGCCCCAAACCAACCCCCAGCCCTAAACCCTCGACCAATGTCCCCACTGTCCTGCCGATCCCTGCATCATCCGCCACCATCTCCCCCAACCAGATCAGTTACACACCTGCTCCCACCCCCCAGGCCCCCCCAGCCATCATCTCAGCTATGGTGGCAATGCCCAAAAAGAACATCAGACCCCAGCAGACCCGTGGTCCCCACCCCCAGTTTATCACCACTCCTGTGTTTAACACCGGTACCCCCATCTTCCAGGTCCCTACAGTGTCTGTGGCCCCCAACGCCACGGTAGTGTCCCAGCCAGTCACCATGGTAAAGCCCATACAGGTGTCCACCACTAACATCCAGCTCACTGCTGCTCCAACCCAAGCCCCAGCCTCGActcaggctgctgtggtcagtgtGGCTAGCTACCAGCCTGCCCGAACGCTAGTTGGGCAGGTCCAGATGGCCACTAGACGTGCTTCCCCTGTCCCTGTTAGTACTCTGCCTCGTCCTCCGCAGCAAAGCCCTGGCACTCCCAAGTCAGAAACCCCGGGTGAGGCGCCCCCTGGCCAGAAATTGAGCCCACCTGTTGGGCAGCCATCCCCCCATCCCAGCCTCTCTCCCACAGCCTTGGCGTTTGCCTCGTCTTCCGTCCAACAGCCCCTTGCGTCCCCTCCTCCATGCTCCAGTCCTGGTGCCCCAGCCAGCACCCGGAAGAGCCCTATGTCCCCCCCCTTGCCTGCCCAGGGAAAGCCTGCCCAGGCTCCTGGCTCTGCACCACCAGTGGGTAATCGACCAGACTACCAGCAGGTTGCTGAAGCACGGGCTGTCCAACCTTTAGAGGTGACTTCCCAGCCCCAGAGGGGGCCGAACTGGGCTGTGCCCCCTCATGCCTTCCCTCCACCCCCTGCATCTGTCATCCAGACTCGGACCACAGTGTCTGGAGCACAGACTCGGACCACAGTGTCTGGAGCACAGACTCGGACCACAGTGTCTGGAGCACAGACTCGGACCACAGTGTCTGGAGCACAGACTCGGACCACAGTGTCTGGAGCACAGACTCGGACCACAGCTGCTGCTGTTCCTCTGAAAgtcaccactcctcctccagtATCAGCGCCAACTCCTGTCCTTGCGCAACCTACTGCACCAGCCCAGTCCTGTCTTCCtgcctctactactaccacccctcccccagtGTCAGTCCCTGTCCCCACCCGAACCCCTACTACTGCCCCTGCTACGTCTCTCCCTGCTCCTTCTTCAGCCTCAGTCCCAAGTCCATCCCCATCCACCTCTCCTGTTGCTGGTGTCCCTGGACCCTACAACCCCCCCGGTGACTCCCCAGCCATATCCTCCCTAGTGGCCCCTACCCCTACTGGGGCTCAGCCTGCCCCCATAGCCATGGAgcctcccagccagccagccccacTAGAGCCCCCAGCACCTGCAGGCAACACCCCAG TGTCAGTCCAACCTGAACCTCTACAGCAAGAGGAGCCTGCTGCTACGGAGAAGATGG CAGAAGTTGCCACAGTAACTGAGCAAGG ATGGGCAAAGAAAAGAAAGACTCCTGTCAACTTAGTCCCAAG GGCTGCCGTGGAGAAGCCGAAAGGTCCCAGCAGACGGAGCTCGCGGGCTGaaaaggaggtggaggaggaaacgGTGGCAGACAGCGCGCAGAGGAAGAGACCAGCCAGGCCTGGAGCCAGCACTGTGGTTGCTGCTAAAG AAACCGGTGCCAGTCCTACCCAGGCTAAGAGAAGGAAGTCTAAGTGA